A genomic segment from Necator americanus strain Aroian chromosome III, whole genome shotgun sequence encodes:
- a CDS encoding hypothetical protein (NECATOR_CHRIII.G10378.T1) yields the protein MHEKLKFGIDSILDPCFGRQCQEKDLVQEKVLDLHSPSAISPSSSFGASPPTPIIDNRALFPAWVFCTRYSDRPSSGPRSRKPRKRDISDEEKRPRTAFTPGQLDRLKKQFLDNRYLTEKRRQELAHELGLNESQIKIWFQNKRAKLKKATAERPPLSIQLMAHSLYNQNAIHP from the exons ATGCACGAGAAACTTAAGTTCGGCATCGACTCAATTCTTGACCCCTGTTTCGGCCGACAATGCCAGGAAAAGGATCTGGTACAGGAGAAAGTTTTGGATCTTCATAGTCCTTCCGCCATCAGCCCTAGTTCGTCGTTTGGCGCCAGTCCGCCAACGCCCATCATCGACAATCGAGCTCTTTTTCCCGCATGGGTTTTCTGTACTAGATATTCAGATCGTCCCTCGTCTG GCCCTCGCTCACGAAAGCCACGAAAGCGGGATATCTCCGATGAAGAAAAGCGACCGCGTACCGCTTTCACTCCAGGCCAGCTGGATCGACTCAAGAAGCAATTCCTCGATAACAG GTATTTAACCGAAAAACGGCGACAAGAACTCGCTCATGAGCTTGGCCTCAACGAATCGCAAATCAAAATATGGTTCCAG aataaacgTGCGAAGCTGAAGAAGGCGACCGCAGAACGACCACCGTTATCCATTCAACTTATGGCACACAGCCTCTACAATCAAAATGCCATCCATCCATGA
- a CDS encoding hypothetical protein (NECATOR_CHRIII.G10379.T1), which yields MSKMISKLAASQNRNSDEKSPKPKKEKPLHVVKIKRIPYGLFEKQLWEYFTQFGKVIRVRVARSLKTGNHKGWAYVGFADKEVAEIAAESMDGYLMFEKRLSCHVMDPKKVPKSMKRGPRYLAPPHMKGRAKKEALKRNRKKTSEEEEKSKKRREAAQRKRYNKLKVLGIDYEFGSMSSSTSTEAKSTVKADVGKQEENESDHPDASTSQVKTRKPAKALKSLKMKAANARNKVLASKVKRVRK from the exons ATGAGCAAAATGATTTCAAAGTTAGCAgcttcacaaaacagaaactcGGATGAAAAGAGCCCAAAaccgaagaaagaaaaacctctACATGTTGTAAAGATTAAGAGGATACCATATGGGCTTTTTGAAAAG CAACTTTGGGAGTATTTCACTCAATTTGGAAAGGTGATCAGAGTGCGAGTAGCTCGAAGCTTAAAA ACTGGGAATCACAAAGGTTGGGCATATGTTGGTTTCGCAGATAAGGAAGTAGCCGAGATAGCTGCTGAATCCATGGATGGATAtttgatgtttgaaaaaagactcAGCTGCCAT GTTATGGATCCTAAAAAAGTGCCCAAAAGCATGAAGCGGGGTCCTAGATATCTTGCTCCTCCTCACATGAAAGGCAGAGCAAAGAAAGAGGCGCTGAAAAGAAACAGGAAGAAGACATCTGAGGAGGAGGAAAAGAGCAAG aaaAGAAGGGAAGCGGCGCAAAGGAAGCGTTATAACAAGTTGAAGGTTCTTGGTATTGATTATGAATTTGGATCCATGTCAAGCAGTACGTCTACTGAA GCAAAGTCAACAGTAAAAGCTGATGTAgggaaacaagaggaaaac GAATCCGATCATCCAGATGCATCAACTTCACAAGTCAAAACTAGGAAGCCTGCTAAAGCTTTGAAATCTCTTAAAATGAAGGCTGCGAAT GCGCGAAATAAAGTACTGGCATCCAAGGTGAAGAGAGTGCGCAAGTGA
- a CDS encoding hypothetical protein (NECATOR_CHRIII.G10379.T2), with amino-acid sequence MGPGTLEFQIIEMSKMISKLAASQNRNSDEKSPKPKKEKPLHVVKIKRIPYGLFEKQLWEYFTQFGKVIRVRVARSLKTGNHKGWAYVGFADKEVAEIAAESMDGYLMFEKRLSCHVMDPKKVPKSMKRGPRYLAPPHMKGRAKKEALKRNRKKTSEEEEKSKKRREAAQRKRYNKLKVLGIDYEFGSMSSSTSTEAKSTVKADVGKQEENESDHPDASTSQVKTRKPAKALKSLKMKAANARNKVLASKVKRVRK; translated from the exons ATGGGCCCAGGTACGTTGGAGTTTCAGATAATCGAAATGAGCAAAATGATTTCAAAGTTAGCAgcttcacaaaacagaaactcGGATGAAAAGAGCCCAAAaccgaagaaagaaaaacctctACATGTTGTAAAGATTAAGAGGATACCATATGGGCTTTTTGAAAAG CAACTTTGGGAGTATTTCACTCAATTTGGAAAGGTGATCAGAGTGCGAGTAGCTCGAAGCTTAAAA ACTGGGAATCACAAAGGTTGGGCATATGTTGGTTTCGCAGATAAGGAAGTAGCCGAGATAGCTGCTGAATCCATGGATGGATAtttgatgtttgaaaaaagactcAGCTGCCAT GTTATGGATCCTAAAAAAGTGCCCAAAAGCATGAAGCGGGGTCCTAGATATCTTGCTCCTCCTCACATGAAAGGCAGAGCAAAGAAAGAGGCGCTGAAAAGAAACAGGAAGAAGACATCTGAGGAGGAGGAAAAGAGCAAG aaaAGAAGGGAAGCGGCGCAAAGGAAGCGTTATAACAAGTTGAAGGTTCTTGGTATTGATTATGAATTTGGATCCATGTCAAGCAGTACGTCTACTGAA GCAAAGTCAACAGTAAAAGCTGATGTAgggaaacaagaggaaaac GAATCCGATCATCCAGATGCATCAACTTCACAAGTCAAAACTAGGAAGCCTGCTAAAGCTTTGAAATCTCTTAAAATGAAGGCTGCGAAT GCGCGAAATAAAGTACTGGCATCCAAGGTGAAGAGAGTGCGCAAGTGA
- a CDS encoding hypothetical protein (NECATOR_CHRIII.G10380.T2), translating into MNLRLGVFVLSVFLPCSASGKHGEKATRNVVVTAEEEKVRDAAGYSAIAEIHREMDDDHSGSIDRKETTGFMMEDMHMRGSDRTRREHAFHGDDDAITVDDLWEAWFESDERAWTTEQVLNWIVHEVNLPMYADRITELKIDGTALPRLAVHNSTFMTNQLGIKSSVHRQKLRLNALDVVLFGHRDPSSKGKDIALALLLLLLTSVLILYAKQRRRARLQVTELSQKLKELKNMENEFDVVQKKWNEERNRRSTADGGVSQVEVDNLRVQLEEAERRLEENGIGGVPLALQPLLRKTCEVEMAFLEKQKQECVKEMRDAIELVDRLQKKQSSVISSLKLATGASSSSDQVDSKIFALKSRMDKIHALTRDTQERWLQIESLCGFPVFYIGAGSSISSKSLASSGGSTAHASNHTLSAAANTSAPVVPQKPPSFLSGIPSSGNSLLNRSSEVTNGAPSGDPVGPQRIMTEDTLSLSSTEGKRKKGFLKFFKKSSSRNSMITTPQ; encoded by the exons ATGAACTTACGACTTGGTGTGTTCGTTTTATCTGTATTTCTGCCGTGTTCTGCTTCCGGGAAGCATGGTGAAAAAGCAACTAGAa ATGTAGTTGTAACAGCAGAGGAGGAGAAGGTCCGTGATGCGGCTGGCTACAGCGCAATTGCCGAAATCCACAGAGAAATGGATGATGACCACTCTGGGTCGATTGACAGGAAGGAAACCACTGGG TTCATGATGGAGGACATGCATATGCGCGGATCTGATCGAACTCGGCGTGAACATGCGTTTCACGGCGACGATGATGCGATCACAGTCGATGATCTGTGGGAGGCATGGTTCGAAAGCGATGAGCGGGCTTGGACCACCGAACAA GTATTGAACTGGATAGTGCACGAAGTGAATCTACCAATGTATGCAGATCGAATTACGGAACTTAAAATAGATGGTACAGCGTTGCCGAG GTTGGCGGTTCATAACTCAACATTTATGACAAATCAGCTTGGGATAAAATCATCAGTCCATCGACAAAAACTTCGTTTAAATGCGCTTGACGTTGTTCTTTTCGGTCACCGCGATCCTTCTTCCAAGGGCAAAGACATTGCTTTGGCGCTACTG cttctCCTTTTAACCTCTGTTCTTATCCTCTACGCCAAGCAAAGACGAAGAGCTCGTCTTCAAGTGACGGAATTAtcacaaaaattgaaagagttgaaaaacatggaaaatgaGTTCGATGTTgtgcaaaagaaatggaatgaagAAAGGAATAGGAG GTCAACTGCTGATGGAGGAGTTAGCCAAGTTGAGGTTGACAATTTACGCGTCCAGTTGGAAGAGGCAGAACGAAG acTTGAAGAAAACGGAATAGGAGGAGTACCTCTTGCCTTGCAACCACTTCTACGTAAAACATGTGAAGTCGAAATGGCATTTTTAGAGAAGCAGAAGCAGGA GTGTGTGAAAGAAATGCGTGATGCAATCGAGTTAGTAGACAGACTTCAGAAGAAGCAGTCTAGTGTAATATCATCACTCAAACTGGCAACAGGGGCGTCTTCCTCTAGTGATCAAGTCGACagtaaaatttttgcattgaA GTCTCGTATGGATAAAATCCATGCCCTTACACGTGACACCCAAGAACGTTGGCTTCAGATCGAATCCCTGTGtggttttcctgttttttatATAGGTG CTGGATCGTCAATTTCTTCGAAGTCGTTGGCGTCGTCTGGCGGTTCAACCGCCCATGCAAGCAACCATACACTTTCTGCCGCGGCAAACACAAGCGCACCTGTGGTGCCACAAAAGCCGCCTTCTTTCTTGTCCGGAATCCCTTCCAGTGGAAACTCACTGTTAAACAGATCTAGTGAGGTTACTAATGGTGCGCCAAGTGGTGATCCAGTTGGACCACAGCGCAT AATGACCGAGGACACTCTATCGCTATCTTCTACggaaggaaagagaaagaaaggtttcttgaagtttttcaagaaatcctCCTCAAGAAACAGTATGATCACAACACCACAATGA
- a CDS encoding hypothetical protein (NECATOR_CHRIII.G10380.T1), whose amino-acid sequence MNLRLGVFVLSVFLPCSASGKHGEKATRNVVVTAEEEKVRDAAGYSAIAEIHREMDDDHSGSIDRKETTGFMMEDMHMRGSDRTRREHAFHGDDDAITVDDLWEAWFESDERAWTTEQVLNWIVHEVNLPMYADRITELKIDGTALPRLAVHNSTFMTNQLGIKSSVHRQKLRLNALDVVLFGHRDPSSKGKDIALALLLLLLTSVLILYAKQRRRARLQVTELSQKLKELKNMENEFDVVQKKWNEERNRRSTADGGVSQVEVDNLRVQLEEAERRLEENGIGGVPLALQPLLRKTCEVEMAFLEKQKQECVKEMRDAIELVDRLQKKQSSVISSLKLATGASSSSDQVDSKIFALKSRMDKIHALTRDTQERWLQIESLCGFPVFYIGETMPIVHHSTSSSSHFYAANSAGSSISSKSLASSGGSTAHASNHTLSAAANTSAPVVPQKPPSFLSGIPSSGNSLLNRSSEVTNGAPSGDPVGPQRIMTEDTLSLSSTEGKRKKGFLKFFKKSSSRNSMITTPQ is encoded by the exons ATGAACTTACGACTTGGTGTGTTCGTTTTATCTGTATTTCTGCCGTGTTCTGCTTCCGGGAAGCATGGTGAAAAAGCAACTAGAa ATGTAGTTGTAACAGCAGAGGAGGAGAAGGTCCGTGATGCGGCTGGCTACAGCGCAATTGCCGAAATCCACAGAGAAATGGATGATGACCACTCTGGGTCGATTGACAGGAAGGAAACCACTGGG TTCATGATGGAGGACATGCATATGCGCGGATCTGATCGAACTCGGCGTGAACATGCGTTTCACGGCGACGATGATGCGATCACAGTCGATGATCTGTGGGAGGCATGGTTCGAAAGCGATGAGCGGGCTTGGACCACCGAACAA GTATTGAACTGGATAGTGCACGAAGTGAATCTACCAATGTATGCAGATCGAATTACGGAACTTAAAATAGATGGTACAGCGTTGCCGAG GTTGGCGGTTCATAACTCAACATTTATGACAAATCAGCTTGGGATAAAATCATCAGTCCATCGACAAAAACTTCGTTTAAATGCGCTTGACGTTGTTCTTTTCGGTCACCGCGATCCTTCTTCCAAGGGCAAAGACATTGCTTTGGCGCTACTG cttctCCTTTTAACCTCTGTTCTTATCCTCTACGCCAAGCAAAGACGAAGAGCTCGTCTTCAAGTGACGGAATTAtcacaaaaattgaaagagttgaaaaacatggaaaatgaGTTCGATGTTgtgcaaaagaaatggaatgaagAAAGGAATAGGAG GTCAACTGCTGATGGAGGAGTTAGCCAAGTTGAGGTTGACAATTTACGCGTCCAGTTGGAAGAGGCAGAACGAAG acTTGAAGAAAACGGAATAGGAGGAGTACCTCTTGCCTTGCAACCACTTCTACGTAAAACATGTGAAGTCGAAATGGCATTTTTAGAGAAGCAGAAGCAGGA GTGTGTGAAAGAAATGCGTGATGCAATCGAGTTAGTAGACAGACTTCAGAAGAAGCAGTCTAGTGTAATATCATCACTCAAACTGGCAACAGGGGCGTCTTCCTCTAGTGATCAAGTCGACagtaaaatttttgcattgaA GTCTCGTATGGATAAAATCCATGCCCTTACACGTGACACCCAAGAACGTTGGCTTCAGATCGAATCCCTGTGtggttttcctgttttttatATAGGTG AAACGATGCCAATCGTGCACCACTCAACATCGTCCTCGTCTCATTTCTATGCGGCCAACTCAG CTGGATCGTCAATTTCTTCGAAGTCGTTGGCGTCGTCTGGCGGTTCAACCGCCCATGCAAGCAACCATACACTTTCTGCCGCGGCAAACACAAGCGCACCTGTGGTGCCACAAAAGCCGCCTTCTTTCTTGTCCGGAATCCCTTCCAGTGGAAACTCACTGTTAAACAGATCTAGTGAGGTTACTAATGGTGCGCCAAGTGGTGATCCAGTTGGACCACAGCGCAT AATGACCGAGGACACTCTATCGCTATCTTCTACggaaggaaagagaaagaaaggtttcttgaagtttttcaagaaatcctCCTCAAGAAACAGTATGATCACAACACCACAATGA